Proteins encoded together in one Larus michahellis chromosome 4, bLarMic1.1, whole genome shotgun sequence window:
- the FNBP4 gene encoding formin-binding protein 4 isoform X1, with protein sequence MGKKSRSAPGRRPILQLSPPGPRRDEAAAVPPVEGADSASEPDEPEAVAEPPRSAPNPPPPTAVKPTGGLCLLGAYADSDDEEGETAEKSARSADANGNNSADIDSTLANFLAEIDAITAPPQPTEPSAASSSSSAPPPTPPRPEPKESGSGQSSGTANGAGSVPAPEWQYDTQCSLAGVGELEMGDWQEVWDENTGCYYYWNTQSNEVTWELPQYLATQVQGLQHYQHSSTVAGANGSFVAAAELYPQEKGAAPGSVARGASLAKREVKKEVNEGVQALSNSEEEKKGVAAALLAPLLPDVVKEEEERWRRKVICKEEVEPPPEEEAKAEEAPAAPEEPEPSRDPLEDTLQEDLCSVVQSGESAEEEEEQDTLELEMVLERKKAELRALEEGDGSVSGSSPLSDGSQSASQDATRRLASKRGKWKLFVGAASPESASRGSSKTGRESPETAEAGNWKGVSCPRRCTGCLEPAEPHTARRGAGTGSEALVAGSCGKEAPALSLPSPAVALVPWHGVSSQLLAAPWRWRDKGSPIISSPAAASTEAADANSDKEAESEEPQEKTKAQGAPKIEEEEQDLKFQIGELANTLTSKLEFLGINRQSISNFHMLLLQTETRIADWREGALNGNYLKRKLQDAAEQLKQYEINATPKGWSCHWDRISGSTLLTNSSDKGQTSTHRRNEEQDFCLLPAGSIDAISMLTSAQESRNGSSPTGRTKRRDSGPPTEKPTVLLNHLQKTKESVPRTPPSAPQSSVPVLQPPLPLEMPPPPPPPPDSPPPPPPPPPPPGEDGEIQEVEMEDEGGEEPPAPGTEEDAPLKPLLRPAASSSQGAVEPTPAPLLSAKPQKRKATEMNPGLMQRTATIGSCPVIYSQPLMAAGKYQPSAVPLASLRPRQRLQGEIQGRPNLRMAPGHAGPQPTALGLQSGYLGVTAPAAPSVMSYSECAAPVGLPAAATVQPAPPRGALPAATTAEQPPPPPPPQTPPPPTPKAPPPPEKEKPRKGRKDKGKKGKTKMPSLVKKWQSIQRELDEEENSSSSEEDRETTAQRRIEEWKQQQLMSGMAERNANFEALPEDWRARLKRRKTASST encoded by the exons atggggaAGAAATCCCGCTCTGCTCCGGGCCGCCGCCCCATCCTCCAACTCTCCCCTCCCGGACCCCGCCGCGACGAAGCGGCGGCGGTACCGCCGGTCGAAGGAGCCGATTCGGCTTCCGAGCCGG ACGAACCCGAagcggtggcggagcccccccgCAGCGCGCCCAACCCGCCGCCCCCCACCGCCGTCAAGCCCACAG gagGTTTGTGTCTGCTCGGTGCTTACGCAGACAGCGACGACGAGGAGGGCGAAACCGCAGAGAAATCAGCCCGTTCAGCGGATGCAAATGGCAACAATTCGGCAGACATTGACAGCACGCTGGCAAACTTCCTGGCG GAGATCGATGCCATCACGGCTCCGCCGCAGCCCACTGAgccttctgctgcctcctcctcttcttctgcgccgccccccacccctccccgcccggAGCCGAAGGAATCAGGCTCAGGCCAGTCCTCGGGCACCGCCAACGGTGCAGGCTCAGTGCCGGCCCCGGAGTGGCAGTATGACACCCAGTGCTCGCTGGCGGGAG TGGGGGAGCTGGAGATGGGCGACTGGCAGGAGGTGTGGGACGAGAACACCGGCTGCTACTATTACTGGAACACCCAGAGCAACGAGGTGACCTGGGAGCTGCCACAGTACCTGGCGACACAGGTCCAGGGCCTCCAGCACTACCAGCACAG cagcacCGTGGCGGGCGCCAATGGCAGCTTCGTAGCAGCTGCCGAGCTGTACCCCCAGGAGAAGGGGGCCGCCCCGGGCAGCGTCGCCCGTGGGGCCAGCCTGGCCAAGCGGGAGGTGAAGAAG GAGGTGAATGAAGGTGTGCAGGCCCTCTCCAACAGcgaggaggagaagaagggggTGGCTGCAGCCCTCCTGGCACCGCTCCTGCCCGATGtggtgaaggaggaagaggagcgcTGGAGGAGAAAGGTGATCTGCAAAGAGGAGGTTGAGCCACCCCCAGAAGAGGAGGCAAAAGCAGAAGAGGCGCCGGCTGCTCCCGAAGAGCCAGAGCCCAGCAGGGATCCCCTGGAAGACACGCTGCAGGAGGATCTGTGCAGCGTGGTGCAGTCGGGGGAGAgcgctgaggaagaggaggagcaggacaCCCTCGAGCTGGAGATGGTGCTGGAGAGAAAGAAG GCGGAGCTGCGTGCCTTGGAGGAAGGTGACGGCAGCGTTTCGGGCTCCAGCCCGCTCTCCGACGGGAGCCAGTCGGCCTCGCAGGACGCAACCCGCAGGCTGGCCTCTAAGCGAGGGAAATGGAAACTGTTTGTTGGAGCCGCCAGCCCTGAATCAGCAAGTCGAGGCTCCAGCAAAACGGGCCGGGAGAGCCCAGAAACGGCAGAAGCAGGTAATTGGAAAGGGGTTTCCTGTCCCCGAAGATGCACAGGGTGCCTGGAACCCGCAGAGCCTCACACGGCGCGTAGAGGAGCTGGGACGGGCAGTGAG GCTCTTGTCGCTGGCTCCTGTGGGAAAGAAGCCCCGGCTCtttccctgccctctcctgcagtAGCTTTGGTTCCCTGGCACGGTGTCTCCAGCCAGCTGTTGGCAGCACCGTGGCGGTGGCGGGACAAGGGCTCACCTATCATTTCTTCTCCTGCAGCGGCGAGCACAGAAGCAGCCGATGCCAATTCAGACAAAGAGGCAGAGTCTGAGGAGCcccaggagaaaacaaaagcacaaggGGCACCAAAAAtagaagaggaggagcaggaccTAAAG TTTCAGATCGGAGAGCTGGCAAACACTCTGACTAGTAAATTGGAGTTCCTGGGCATCAACAGACAATCTATCTCCAACTTCCACATGTTGCTGTTGCAGACAGAG ACCCGCATTGCAGACTGGCGAGAAGGTGCTCTCAATGGAAACTACCTCAAACGCAAACTCCAAGACGCAGCCGAACAGCTAAAACAATACGAAATAAACGCCACCCCTAAAGGCTGGTCCTGCCACTGGGACAG GATCTCTGGATCAACTCTTCTGACCAACAGCTCTGACAAAGGACAAACTTCAACTCACCGACGGAATGAAGAACAAGATTTCTGTCTCCTGCCAGCAG GGAGCATAGACGCTATTTCTATGTTAACGAGCGCTCAGGAGAGTCGCAATGGGAGTTCCCCGACGGGGAGGACGAAGAGGAGGGACAGCGGACCACCGACAGAAAAACCGACGGTCCTCCTAAACCACCTCCAAAAGACAAAGGAGAGCGTGCCGAGGACTCCGCCGAGCGCTCCGCAG TCCTCTGTCCCGGTCCTCCAACCTCCCTTGCCTTTGGAAATgcctccgccgcctccgcctccacCAGactcgcccccgccgccgccccccccgcccccgcctcccggAGAAGACGGTGAGATCCAGGAAGTGGAGATGGAAGATGAGGGGGGTGAGGAGCCGCCCGCCCCAGGAACGGAGGAAGACGCTCCCCTGAAGCCTCTCCTGcgcccagctgccagcagcagccag GGCGCCGTTGAACcgaccccagccccgctgctctcCGCCAAGCCGCAGAAAAGGAAAGCCACGGAGATGAACCCGGGGCTGATGCAGCGCACGGCCACCATCGGCAGCTGCCCCGTCATCTACAGCCAGCCCCTGATGGCCGCCGGCAAGTACCAGCCGTCGGCCGTGCCCTTGGCCTCCCTGAGGCCCCGCCAGCGGCTGCAGGGGGAGATCCAGGGCCGCCCCAACCTCCGCATGGCGCCGGGCCACGCCGGCCCTCAGCCCACCGCGCTGGGCCTGCAGTCCGGCTACCTGGGCGTGACGGCACCGGCTGCCCCCTCTGTCATGAGCTACTCGGAGTGCGCCGCGCCCGTTGGCCTGCCCGCTGCCGCCACCGTGCAGCCAGCCCCGCCGCGAGGGGCCCTGCCCGCTGCCACCACTGCTGAGcagccaccgccaccaccgcccccccagacgcccccacctcccacccccaaggCGCCGCCGCCACCGGAGAAGGAGAAGCCGAGGAAGGGGCGGAAGGACAAG GGCAAGAAGGGCAAAACGAAGATGCCGTCACTGGTGAAGAAGTGGCAGAGCATCCAGCGGGAGCTGGACGAGGAGGAAAACTCCAGCTCCAGCGAGGAGGACCGGGAGACCACGGCCCAGCGGCGCATCGAGgagtggaagcagcagcagctgatgaG TGGCATGGCGGAGAGGAACGCCAACTTCGAGGCGCTGCCGGAGGACTGGCGAGCGCGGCTGAAGCGGAGGAAAACCGCGTCCAGCACATGA
- the FNBP4 gene encoding formin-binding protein 4 isoform X6 — MGKKSRSAPGRRPILQLSPPGPRRDEAAAVPPVEGADSASEPDEPEAVAEPPRSAPNPPPPTAVKPTGGLCLLGAYADSDDEEGETAEKSARSADANGNNSADIDSTLANFLAEIDAITAPPQPTEPSAASSSSSAPPPTPPRPEPKESGSGQSSGTANGAGSVPAPEWQYDTQCSLAGVGELEMGDWQEVWDENTGCYYYWNTQSNEVTWELPQYLATQVQGLQHYQHSTVAGANGSFVAAAELYPQEKGAAPGSVARGASLAKREVKKEVNEGVQALSNSEEEKKGVAAALLAPLLPDVVKEEEERWRRKVICKEEVEPPPEEEAKAEEAPAAPEEPEPSRDPLEDTLQEDLCSVVQSGESAEEEEEQDTLELEMVLERKKAELRALEEGDGSVSGSSPLSDGSQSASQDATRRLASKRGKWKLFVGAASPESASRGSSKTGRESPETAEAAASTEAADANSDKEAESEEPQEKTKAQGAPKIEEEEQDLKFQIGELANTLTSKLEFLGINRQSISNFHMLLLQTETRIADWREGALNGNYLKRKLQDAAEQLKQYEINATPKGWSCHWDREHRRYFYVNERSGESQWEFPDGEDEEEGQRTTDRKTDGPPKPPPKDKGERAEDSAERSAGSLCKESFSGQVPATSLMPLTPFWTLLQSSVPVLQPPLPLEMPPPPPPPPDSPPPPPPPPPPPGEDGEIQEVEMEDEGGEEPPAPGTEEDAPLKPLLRPAASSSQGAVEPTPAPLLSAKPQKRKATEMNPGLMQRTATIGSCPVIYSQPLMAAGKYQPSAVPLASLRPRQRLQGEIQGRPNLRMAPGHAGPQPTALGLQSGYLGVTAPAAPSVMSYSECAAPVGLPAAATVQPAPPRGALPAATTAEQPPPPPPPQTPPPPTPKAPPPPEKEKPRKGRKDKGKKGKTKMPSLVKKWQSIQRELDEEENSSSSEEDRETTAQRRIEEWKQQQLMSGMAERNANFEALPEDWRARLKRRKTASST, encoded by the exons atggggaAGAAATCCCGCTCTGCTCCGGGCCGCCGCCCCATCCTCCAACTCTCCCCTCCCGGACCCCGCCGCGACGAAGCGGCGGCGGTACCGCCGGTCGAAGGAGCCGATTCGGCTTCCGAGCCGG ACGAACCCGAagcggtggcggagcccccccgCAGCGCGCCCAACCCGCCGCCCCCCACCGCCGTCAAGCCCACAG gagGTTTGTGTCTGCTCGGTGCTTACGCAGACAGCGACGACGAGGAGGGCGAAACCGCAGAGAAATCAGCCCGTTCAGCGGATGCAAATGGCAACAATTCGGCAGACATTGACAGCACGCTGGCAAACTTCCTGGCG GAGATCGATGCCATCACGGCTCCGCCGCAGCCCACTGAgccttctgctgcctcctcctcttcttctgcgccgccccccacccctccccgcccggAGCCGAAGGAATCAGGCTCAGGCCAGTCCTCGGGCACCGCCAACGGTGCAGGCTCAGTGCCGGCCCCGGAGTGGCAGTATGACACCCAGTGCTCGCTGGCGGGAG TGGGGGAGCTGGAGATGGGCGACTGGCAGGAGGTGTGGGACGAGAACACCGGCTGCTACTATTACTGGAACACCCAGAGCAACGAGGTGACCTGGGAGCTGCCACAGTACCTGGCGACACAGGTCCAGGGCCTCCAGCACTACCAGCACAG cacCGTGGCGGGCGCCAATGGCAGCTTCGTAGCAGCTGCCGAGCTGTACCCCCAGGAGAAGGGGGCCGCCCCGGGCAGCGTCGCCCGTGGGGCCAGCCTGGCCAAGCGGGAGGTGAAGAAG GAGGTGAATGAAGGTGTGCAGGCCCTCTCCAACAGcgaggaggagaagaagggggTGGCTGCAGCCCTCCTGGCACCGCTCCTGCCCGATGtggtgaaggaggaagaggagcgcTGGAGGAGAAAGGTGATCTGCAAAGAGGAGGTTGAGCCACCCCCAGAAGAGGAGGCAAAAGCAGAAGAGGCGCCGGCTGCTCCCGAAGAGCCAGAGCCCAGCAGGGATCCCCTGGAAGACACGCTGCAGGAGGATCTGTGCAGCGTGGTGCAGTCGGGGGAGAgcgctgaggaagaggaggagcaggacaCCCTCGAGCTGGAGATGGTGCTGGAGAGAAAGAAG GCGGAGCTGCGTGCCTTGGAGGAAGGTGACGGCAGCGTTTCGGGCTCCAGCCCGCTCTCCGACGGGAGCCAGTCGGCCTCGCAGGACGCAACCCGCAGGCTGGCCTCTAAGCGAGGGAAATGGAAACTGTTTGTTGGAGCCGCCAGCCCTGAATCAGCAAGTCGAGGCTCCAGCAAAACGGGCCGGGAGAGCCCAGAAACGGCAGAAGCAG CGGCGAGCACAGAAGCAGCCGATGCCAATTCAGACAAAGAGGCAGAGTCTGAGGAGCcccaggagaaaacaaaagcacaaggGGCACCAAAAAtagaagaggaggagcaggaccTAAAG TTTCAGATCGGAGAGCTGGCAAACACTCTGACTAGTAAATTGGAGTTCCTGGGCATCAACAGACAATCTATCTCCAACTTCCACATGTTGCTGTTGCAGACAGAG ACCCGCATTGCAGACTGGCGAGAAGGTGCTCTCAATGGAAACTACCTCAAACGCAAACTCCAAGACGCAGCCGAACAGCTAAAACAATACGAAATAAACGCCACCCCTAAAGGCTGGTCCTGCCACTGGGACAG GGAGCATAGACGCTATTTCTATGTTAACGAGCGCTCAGGAGAGTCGCAATGGGAGTTCCCCGACGGGGAGGACGAAGAGGAGGGACAGCGGACCACCGACAGAAAAACCGACGGTCCTCCTAAACCACCTCCAAAAGACAAAGGAGAGCGTGCCGAGGACTCCGCCGAGCGCTCCGCAG GCTCCCTTTGTAAAGAATCCTTCTCAGGCCAAGTTCCTGCTACGTCTCTCATGCCGCTCACTCCATTTTGGACTCTGCTTCAGTCCTCTGTCCCGGTCCTCCAACCTCCCTTGCCTTTGGAAATgcctccgccgcctccgcctccacCAGactcgcccccgccgccgccccccccgcccccgcctcccggAGAAGACGGTGAGATCCAGGAAGTGGAGATGGAAGATGAGGGGGGTGAGGAGCCGCCCGCCCCAGGAACGGAGGAAGACGCTCCCCTGAAGCCTCTCCTGcgcccagctgccagcagcagccag GGCGCCGTTGAACcgaccccagccccgctgctctcCGCCAAGCCGCAGAAAAGGAAAGCCACGGAGATGAACCCGGGGCTGATGCAGCGCACGGCCACCATCGGCAGCTGCCCCGTCATCTACAGCCAGCCCCTGATGGCCGCCGGCAAGTACCAGCCGTCGGCCGTGCCCTTGGCCTCCCTGAGGCCCCGCCAGCGGCTGCAGGGGGAGATCCAGGGCCGCCCCAACCTCCGCATGGCGCCGGGCCACGCCGGCCCTCAGCCCACCGCGCTGGGCCTGCAGTCCGGCTACCTGGGCGTGACGGCACCGGCTGCCCCCTCTGTCATGAGCTACTCGGAGTGCGCCGCGCCCGTTGGCCTGCCCGCTGCCGCCACCGTGCAGCCAGCCCCGCCGCGAGGGGCCCTGCCCGCTGCCACCACTGCTGAGcagccaccgccaccaccgcccccccagacgcccccacctcccacccccaaggCGCCGCCGCCACCGGAGAAGGAGAAGCCGAGGAAGGGGCGGAAGGACAAG GGCAAGAAGGGCAAAACGAAGATGCCGTCACTGGTGAAGAAGTGGCAGAGCATCCAGCGGGAGCTGGACGAGGAGGAAAACTCCAGCTCCAGCGAGGAGGACCGGGAGACCACGGCCCAGCGGCGCATCGAGgagtggaagcagcagcagctgatgaG TGGCATGGCGGAGAGGAACGCCAACTTCGAGGCGCTGCCGGAGGACTGGCGAGCGCGGCTGAAGCGGAGGAAAACCGCGTCCAGCACATGA
- the FNBP4 gene encoding formin-binding protein 4 isoform X3, giving the protein MGKKSRSAPGRRPILQLSPPGPRRDEAAAVPPVEGADSASEPDEPEAVAEPPRSAPNPPPPTAVKPTGGLCLLGAYADSDDEEGETAEKSARSADANGNNSADIDSTLANFLAEIDAITAPPQPTEPSAASSSSSAPPPTPPRPEPKESGSGQSSGTANGAGSVPAPEWQYDTQCSLAGVGELEMGDWQEVWDENTGCYYYWNTQSNEVTWELPQYLATQVQGLQHYQHSSTVAGANGSFVAAAELYPQEKGAAPGSVARGASLAKREVKKEVNEGVQALSNSEEEKKGVAAALLAPLLPDVVKEEEERWRRKVICKEEVEPPPEEEAKAEEAPAAPEEPEPSRDPLEDTLQEDLCSVVQSGESAEEEEEQDTLELEMVLERKKAELRALEEGDGSVSGSSPLSDGSQSASQDATRRLASKRGKWKLFVGAASPESASRGSSKTGRESPETAEAGNWKGVSCPRRCTGCLEPAEPHTARRGAGTGSEALVAGSCGKEAPALSLPSPAVALVPWHGVSSQLLAAPWRWRDKGSPIISSPAAASTEAADANSDKEAESEEPQEKTKAQGAPKIEEEEQDLKFQIGELANTLTSKLEFLGINRQSISNFHMLLLQTETRIADWREGALNGNYLKRKLQDAAEQLKQYEINATPKGWSCHWDREHRRYFYVNERSGESQWEFPDGEDEEEGQRTTDRKTDGPPKPPPKDKGERAEDSAERSAGSLCKESFSGQVPATSLMPLTPFWTLLQSSVPVLQPPLPLEMPPPPPPPPDSPPPPPPPPPPPGEDGEIQEVEMEDEGGEEPPAPGTEEDAPLKPLLRPAASSSQGAVEPTPAPLLSAKPQKRKATEMNPGLMQRTATIGSCPVIYSQPLMAAGKYQPSAVPLASLRPRQRLQGEIQGRPNLRMAPGHAGPQPTALGLQSGYLGVTAPAAPSVMSYSECAAPVGLPAAATVQPAPPRGALPAATTAEQPPPPPPPQTPPPPTPKAPPPPEKEKPRKGRKDKGKKGKTKMPSLVKKWQSIQRELDEEENSSSSEEDRETTAQRRIEEWKQQQLMSGMAERNANFEALPEDWRARLKRRKTASST; this is encoded by the exons atggggaAGAAATCCCGCTCTGCTCCGGGCCGCCGCCCCATCCTCCAACTCTCCCCTCCCGGACCCCGCCGCGACGAAGCGGCGGCGGTACCGCCGGTCGAAGGAGCCGATTCGGCTTCCGAGCCGG ACGAACCCGAagcggtggcggagcccccccgCAGCGCGCCCAACCCGCCGCCCCCCACCGCCGTCAAGCCCACAG gagGTTTGTGTCTGCTCGGTGCTTACGCAGACAGCGACGACGAGGAGGGCGAAACCGCAGAGAAATCAGCCCGTTCAGCGGATGCAAATGGCAACAATTCGGCAGACATTGACAGCACGCTGGCAAACTTCCTGGCG GAGATCGATGCCATCACGGCTCCGCCGCAGCCCACTGAgccttctgctgcctcctcctcttcttctgcgccgccccccacccctccccgcccggAGCCGAAGGAATCAGGCTCAGGCCAGTCCTCGGGCACCGCCAACGGTGCAGGCTCAGTGCCGGCCCCGGAGTGGCAGTATGACACCCAGTGCTCGCTGGCGGGAG TGGGGGAGCTGGAGATGGGCGACTGGCAGGAGGTGTGGGACGAGAACACCGGCTGCTACTATTACTGGAACACCCAGAGCAACGAGGTGACCTGGGAGCTGCCACAGTACCTGGCGACACAGGTCCAGGGCCTCCAGCACTACCAGCACAG cagcacCGTGGCGGGCGCCAATGGCAGCTTCGTAGCAGCTGCCGAGCTGTACCCCCAGGAGAAGGGGGCCGCCCCGGGCAGCGTCGCCCGTGGGGCCAGCCTGGCCAAGCGGGAGGTGAAGAAG GAGGTGAATGAAGGTGTGCAGGCCCTCTCCAACAGcgaggaggagaagaagggggTGGCTGCAGCCCTCCTGGCACCGCTCCTGCCCGATGtggtgaaggaggaagaggagcgcTGGAGGAGAAAGGTGATCTGCAAAGAGGAGGTTGAGCCACCCCCAGAAGAGGAGGCAAAAGCAGAAGAGGCGCCGGCTGCTCCCGAAGAGCCAGAGCCCAGCAGGGATCCCCTGGAAGACACGCTGCAGGAGGATCTGTGCAGCGTGGTGCAGTCGGGGGAGAgcgctgaggaagaggaggagcaggacaCCCTCGAGCTGGAGATGGTGCTGGAGAGAAAGAAG GCGGAGCTGCGTGCCTTGGAGGAAGGTGACGGCAGCGTTTCGGGCTCCAGCCCGCTCTCCGACGGGAGCCAGTCGGCCTCGCAGGACGCAACCCGCAGGCTGGCCTCTAAGCGAGGGAAATGGAAACTGTTTGTTGGAGCCGCCAGCCCTGAATCAGCAAGTCGAGGCTCCAGCAAAACGGGCCGGGAGAGCCCAGAAACGGCAGAAGCAGGTAATTGGAAAGGGGTTTCCTGTCCCCGAAGATGCACAGGGTGCCTGGAACCCGCAGAGCCTCACACGGCGCGTAGAGGAGCTGGGACGGGCAGTGAG GCTCTTGTCGCTGGCTCCTGTGGGAAAGAAGCCCCGGCTCtttccctgccctctcctgcagtAGCTTTGGTTCCCTGGCACGGTGTCTCCAGCCAGCTGTTGGCAGCACCGTGGCGGTGGCGGGACAAGGGCTCACCTATCATTTCTTCTCCTGCAGCGGCGAGCACAGAAGCAGCCGATGCCAATTCAGACAAAGAGGCAGAGTCTGAGGAGCcccaggagaaaacaaaagcacaaggGGCACCAAAAAtagaagaggaggagcaggaccTAAAG TTTCAGATCGGAGAGCTGGCAAACACTCTGACTAGTAAATTGGAGTTCCTGGGCATCAACAGACAATCTATCTCCAACTTCCACATGTTGCTGTTGCAGACAGAG ACCCGCATTGCAGACTGGCGAGAAGGTGCTCTCAATGGAAACTACCTCAAACGCAAACTCCAAGACGCAGCCGAACAGCTAAAACAATACGAAATAAACGCCACCCCTAAAGGCTGGTCCTGCCACTGGGACAG GGAGCATAGACGCTATTTCTATGTTAACGAGCGCTCAGGAGAGTCGCAATGGGAGTTCCCCGACGGGGAGGACGAAGAGGAGGGACAGCGGACCACCGACAGAAAAACCGACGGTCCTCCTAAACCACCTCCAAAAGACAAAGGAGAGCGTGCCGAGGACTCCGCCGAGCGCTCCGCAG GCTCCCTTTGTAAAGAATCCTTCTCAGGCCAAGTTCCTGCTACGTCTCTCATGCCGCTCACTCCATTTTGGACTCTGCTTCAGTCCTCTGTCCCGGTCCTCCAACCTCCCTTGCCTTTGGAAATgcctccgccgcctccgcctccacCAGactcgcccccgccgccgccccccccgcccccgcctcccggAGAAGACGGTGAGATCCAGGAAGTGGAGATGGAAGATGAGGGGGGTGAGGAGCCGCCCGCCCCAGGAACGGAGGAAGACGCTCCCCTGAAGCCTCTCCTGcgcccagctgccagcagcagccag GGCGCCGTTGAACcgaccccagccccgctgctctcCGCCAAGCCGCAGAAAAGGAAAGCCACGGAGATGAACCCGGGGCTGATGCAGCGCACGGCCACCATCGGCAGCTGCCCCGTCATCTACAGCCAGCCCCTGATGGCCGCCGGCAAGTACCAGCCGTCGGCCGTGCCCTTGGCCTCCCTGAGGCCCCGCCAGCGGCTGCAGGGGGAGATCCAGGGCCGCCCCAACCTCCGCATGGCGCCGGGCCACGCCGGCCCTCAGCCCACCGCGCTGGGCCTGCAGTCCGGCTACCTGGGCGTGACGGCACCGGCTGCCCCCTCTGTCATGAGCTACTCGGAGTGCGCCGCGCCCGTTGGCCTGCCCGCTGCCGCCACCGTGCAGCCAGCCCCGCCGCGAGGGGCCCTGCCCGCTGCCACCACTGCTGAGcagccaccgccaccaccgcccccccagacgcccccacctcccacccccaaggCGCCGCCGCCACCGGAGAAGGAGAAGCCGAGGAAGGGGCGGAAGGACAAG GGCAAGAAGGGCAAAACGAAGATGCCGTCACTGGTGAAGAAGTGGCAGAGCATCCAGCGGGAGCTGGACGAGGAGGAAAACTCCAGCTCCAGCGAGGAGGACCGGGAGACCACGGCCCAGCGGCGCATCGAGgagtggaagcagcagcagctgatgaG TGGCATGGCGGAGAGGAACGCCAACTTCGAGGCGCTGCCGGAGGACTGGCGAGCGCGGCTGAAGCGGAGGAAAACCGCGTCCAGCACATGA